Within Elusimicrobiota bacterium, the genomic segment TCCGCCAATTTCGAGCGGCACTTGCCCCCCTCCAGGAAAAGGTAGAGCCTGCGCCAGTCGCGCGCGAATTTCGCCACGGACTCGTTGTCGTAAAGAGTCGCCCAGAGACCCGGGACGCGCTTGATGACCGACAAGTAGGCCTTGGCCAGGGCCGGCCCCAGAACCGGATGGAGATCGGAGGAAATGTTGACGCGGGCGGCCTCGCCTCCCTGGTCGGAAATGGCCTTTTCTAGAGCCAGGGCCGCGCTGGCGTGCCCGGAGGGCTCATAGCCGTAGACAAGGGCGACACGCACGGGAAATGCCCCGCGAAGCGGGGCAGGCTAGAGGTCGTTATCCTTGGCCAACTCCTCGTAGCGCTTGGGGTATTTGGCCTTGAAGTCGGCGACCAGCTTCTTGCGATGCTCGGCCCACTTGGCGGCGTCGGCGCCGGTCTTGCGCTGCTGGCTGTCGTGGACGAGGAACTTCCAAATCTTGGCCGCCTCGCTATCCTTGCCGCCGGCGCTGATGCCGCAGCCGGGCTTGGAGACCATCCTCTTGACGTAGCGGTTCCAGATGTTCCACTCGACCTGCCAGACCGTGTTGTCCTTGAATATCTCCGGCTGGTCTTTCTTGAGTTTTTCGATGGAGGCCTTGCGCTCGGCCTCGTCCTTCCCAGGGAGCTCCAAGAAGCGGCTGTTGAGGGGACGCGCCGCGGTATGGCAGGACTGGCAGTTCTTTTTCTTGTCCGAACCGAGCATGATTTTATATCCGGCTTGGACGTCCTTCGGATAGCCCGCGAGAACCCCCTTGTCGAGTTCGGCGGGGCCCAAGTCGTTGGGGTAGGGATTGGCCATGGCCTTGGCCTTTTCCTCATCGGCGGCGGATTTTCCAGCGGCACGGGACGTCGCAGGCGAGAGGATGAGGCAGGCGGCTAGCGCGGCAAAAGCGGACATTTTTTTCATGGGCATTCTCCTTAAAAAACGCAACGACCACGACGAAACTCCTAAAGACGCCACGACTACAGCAGACGAAAGCGGCTTAGAAGCCGCTTTCGTCTTTCTTGGCGACGCTCAAGAGCCAGCTCGCCAAATCCTCCAATTCCTTGCCCTTGATTTTATCTTTCCAGCTGGGCATAAACAAGGGCGGGGTCGGGCCGTTGGGGTTGAATTTCGCGATGGCCGAGGCGGGCACCCCTTGGGCGATCTTCTTCATGAGCTCCTCGTGGGTGTAGGTCCCGACCACGTCCACCAAGGTCGGCTCCCGGCCCTTGGCCATGTCCTTGAGCGGGTCTTCCTGCCCGGGCCCCATGGCGTTGAAATTGCGCCGGCCCTTGAGCGCGTCCAGCCCGTGGCAGCCCTGGCAGCCGTATTTCTCGAAGACGAATTTCCCGTGCCGGACCGGGTTGTAGATGCGAGGCTGGGCCTTGGGAGGAACTGAGACGAAGTATTTATGGGGCAAAATTTCCTCGGTCATGGACATAAGAAAAGTCGTGATGGCGGCCGCTCCCTCCTGGCCCAGTTCGGCGCGGAAATCCTGCATGCCGCTGGGCGCCACGGGCTCCGGGTTGAACTGGGCGTGGGGGTCGTTGGGGGTGACCTCTATGGGGTCATTGGTCAAATGTCCCATGATCCAGTTCTGGATGTTCCAATCGTGCCGCGGCAAGGGCTTGCCGTCCTGCATGATCCGCGAGAAATTGAAGCCCGCGATGCGCTCCAGGGGCTTGTCCGCGATGTCCTTTAGGTCCACGCTGACGATTCCCCCCTCCCCCCGTATGGCATGGCAGCCCTGGCAGCCGTGCTTGTAGAACAGCTCCTTGCCCTTGGCCGCGACCTCGGCTCCCGGGAGGGTCTCGAAATCGGCGTGGCAGCGCGCGCAGGAGGCCTGGACAAGGGAGCCCTCGAGCAGGGGCTTCTCCCAGTTATGAACCTTGCCGTGGGCGTCGACAGCCGTGAGGGCCAGGCCCTGGCCCTGGTGGCAGACCGTGCAGCCGTACTTCTGGAAAGGATGGTTCTTGACCACGGAGTCGATTTTTGGATGGGCCTTGTAGGGATGCTGGGCGAAGTCGCTGGTCAAGGTCGGGTTGGCGTACTCGTCCATGCCCACGTGGCAGGTAATGCAGCGATCGTAGCGCTGCAAGTCCTTGACGATGATCTGCTTGATCTCAAGATGCGTGCGCCGGAGCTTGGCCGCCTCTGCCTTGAGCCTTTCGGCCTCCTCGGGGCTGGCGGAGGCCGCCTTCTTATCCAGGGTTTCGGCCGCCATCTTGTAGTAGGTCCTCTGATAACCTTTCCACTCGGCCGAGTAATCGAGGGCGAAGGCCGCGGCGAACACGGCCAGGATCGCGGCGTTAAAGAAGTAGAACAGCTTTCGCAGGCTCATTTAGATGTTCATGCTGACCGCGGGAAGGGTCAGGATGTATTTGACGTTAAAGGCCAGGCGAGCTCCCATCTTAAGGAGAATGCCCATGGTGCAGACCACCAGGAACATGGTCACAAGATACCGAGCCCAGTCCACGGCACGGATGTAGCGTTGGGGCAGAAGGAAGCCGAAGTAGAAGTAGAGGTAGCCAAAAAAGATCAGCCAAATTCCCTGACTCATCGGCACCTTCCAGCCCAGGCGCGCCGCCAGCGCCAGCAAGGCCATGCCTGCGAAGAAGCAAGCCTGCGCCTTCCTGCCGTCTATGTCCTTTTGGACGAGCTTGGGCAGGAGCATGGAGCCGGCGAAGAAAGCCCCCAGGACCGGAACGCCCATCCAAACCGGCAATTTGGCCACGTCCGAGGGGCCAAACAGGCTCCAGGTCGGGGCCGGAGCGGGCTTGGGCATGATCCAGGAGTCCCAAGGCCAGTACCAGAAATAGTTCGGCCCGCGGCAATAGTAGCCGATGAAGATGAGGATGAACCACATGGCCACTCCCAGCATGAATAGGGCGTTGGCGAAGGGTCGCTCCTTCCAGGCATAATAGCCCACGCCCTTGGGGCTCGGGTCTATATAAGGTATGGCCATGAGGCCTGCTATGATGAGCCCTGGCACGGCCACTCCAGCGATCCAAGGATCGAAATAGACCAGCAGCTCCTGGAGGCCCACGAAATACCAGGGGGCCTTGGAGGGGTTGGTGGTAACGTTGGGATTGGCGATGCTCTCAAGCGGAGCGTTCTGCAGGACGCTCCAAAGCATCATGAAAAGCACGCAGGCCGCGGCCGCGATGTACTCCCGGACGATCAAGTGCGGCCAAACCTCGAGTTTCTCCTCGTCGGCCTGATAGGGAGCGGCTGAGAAGCTGTCCTTCCTGACCCGCCAGAAGTGGAGGATGAGGAGTATCCCCACCAAGAGGGGCACCGCCACGCAGTGGAGGACGTAGAACCGGAGCAAGGTGTTCTCGCCCACCATGGTCCCCCCCAAGAGCACGAAGCGCACGTCATTGTTGATGCGCATGCCCATGAGGGACCCGAAAGGACCCTCGTTGCCGAGCCCGGGAGTGGCCCCGGCCATGTTGGTGCCCACGGTCACGGCCCAGATGGCGAGCTGGTCCCATGGGAGAAGGTAACCCGTAAAGGACAGGAATAGGGTCAAAGTCAGAAGAAGGACTCCCACTCCCCAGTTGAACTCGCGGGGCTTCTTGTAGGCTCCGGTCAAAAATACCCGCACCATATGGGCGATGACCATGACCACCATGGCCTGCGCCGACCAGCGATGGAGGTTCCTCATGAGCTTGCCCAAGGTGACGGCGAACTCGAGATCCTTCATGTCGCGGTAGGCGAGATCTATGGTCGGCCGATAGTAGAACATCAAAAGAACGCCGGTCAGAGTCAACAAGAGGAACAGAACGAAAGAGAGGCCACCCAAGCCCCAGGTATAGGTCCACTCAAGAGCGCGCTTGCGGGCGCGCACCGGGTGCAGGTGGAGCCATACGTTGCCGATGATGTGGGCGGCACGGTCGCGCGGCGTGTCTTTCCAGACGCCTCCGCGGAATACGCTGCGCCAAATCTGGGAGTCAATGACTTCTTTTTTTATTTTTTCGATGTCCAGGGCGGGCATTTCCTATGCGGTGAATTCCACGAAGTACGGGGCCTTGTCCCGGCTCCCCGGCTTATTCTCCAAAACAGCCTTGTCTATGATGAGGTCCCCGGTCGCGGCGAGGTCTATCTTGGCCCGCCACAGCGGCTTGGGGGCGGGGCCCGCGATCACGTCCCCCTGGGGGTTGAAGTTCGAGCCGTGGCAGGGGCACTTGAAGCGGTTCTGGTCGTCGAACCAGTTGGGGGTGCAGCCGAGGTGGGTGCAGCGCGCCCACAGGGCGTAAAAGCCCTTTTCGGTGCGGATAACCCAAACACGCTGCTCGTTGGTCCATTTCGTGGAGACCCCGACCGCGTAATTGGCGGCCGGCCCGGCGTTAAATTTCTGCGAGGGCTCGTAAATCACGTTAGGGAAAAAGAAGCGGGCGGTGGCGGCAGAACCCGAGGCGAAGAAAGTCGCGAGCATGCTCCAGCCGACCCAGAGGAAATCCTTGCGGGTAATCTTCGCGGCTGCCGCCGGGGCCGCGACGGGCCTGGGAGCCGGGGGTTGGGCCGCGGAAGGCTGATTAATTTCAGTCATAAGCGGGAGATAAAATACAAATTATTTTTTGCGATCGTCAAATTCCCCTCATGGCCCGATCAGGACGATGGCCCCGCAGGCGATGCGGCCTCCGGCGTTGCCGGCGGGCTGGCTGAAGTCATCCGCTTTTTCATGAAGCACGACCGCGCGTCCGGCCACGGTCCTCGCGCCCGCGGAGAGCGCGACCTTGGGCAGCAGCAAATCGGCCGAGGCCGTGCCGTCGGCCGCCGCCGTGATGTTGCCGAAGTCTCCGACGTGCGCCCGCTTGAGGCCGTCCCTGAGCGCGTGGCCGTGGGGTTTCTTCATGGGGTTGTAGTGGCTCCCCGCGGCCTTCCCGGAATCCTCGCAGTTGCCGAACTCGTGGATGTGGAAGCCGTGCTCTCCAGGCGGCACCCCCTGCAGGCGGACGGAAACCTTGAGGCCCCCCCTGGCGTCCTCGAAGGAAACCGTGCCGCGAATGGGGGAACCCTCGGCGGTTCCCAGGATTTTTGCCGCTCCAGTCGCTGCCCCAGCCGGCAACGCCGCCGAAAAGGCGCAAAGCGCGAATATCCACTCTTTCATTTTGATCCTCCTTTGAAACGCATTTCCTCCGCCGCGCCGCGCGCGGTTTCGCGCGCCCAACGCGCGATGTTCGGATGCGGGCAAAGAGTGTCCCCGCTCCAGGAATAGTCCAGCCCCTTCAAAATCCCGGTGATGTGATCCTCTATGCCGCCGCGGGCGACAAGATAGGGGATCACCAGGGCGCGGCCGCGGGCCTCGGCCACGAGACGGCGCAGCTCCGCGGCCGCCTTGGCCTTGATCGGAACCGCGGAGTCGTCGCGTATGGTGGCGGCCGCGGCAGAGGCAAATCCCCCCTTCCTGCGCACTCCCGCCGCCAACCACCTCATGGACTTGAGCCAGGAGCGGTTGGCGGCCTCATCCACCGGACCATGGCCGACCAGGATCAAAGTCTCGCGGGCGGGCTCCCGGCTCAAGGCCCGCGCGCGCTCCAGCACGATTTGCCCGACCATGGGATGGGCGTCCAACGCCGGGGTCAAAGTCACGGGGACCGCGATGCGGGCCCGCGCGAGCGCGTCGCCGCCGTGGCCATGGGAGTGCGGCATGGAAGCCATGGCTTTCACGAAAACCTTCGAAGGCCGGGCCTTGAACCCCAGGACATAACGGGTTTGCTCCATGACCTCGGATCGGGAGCTGATGAAAAGGGGCACGGCCACGATCTTGGACACCCCCTTTGACTGCAGGCGGTCCACGGCCTTTTGGATGCTCTGGACCTCCGCCATGCCCAGAGCAGCCTCGGTCGGGACCTCCATCGAGAGCTCTTCCTGGATCTTGATCACCTCCCGATTCCATGAGGGAGATCCCCCATGAGCCAAGAGAAGAATGCCGTAAAGGAAAGTCTTTGCCATCATGCGGCCTGCCGCTCGGCGGCATGCCTTCTGAGACTGACCTCGCGCCCGCTCAACACGGACTCGTGCCAGGAGCAGAACTCCGCGGCCTTGGCGCGCGCGATTTGCCGGGCCCTTTCAAGCTCCGCGCCCCGGCTTTCCAGGTTCTCGGCCACGATGCCTTCCAGGTCCTCCAGGCGGTACAAATAGGCATGGTCGAGGCCGTGCACGGATTCCTCGACGTCCCGCGGCATGGCTATATCTATTAGGAAAAGGGACCTCCCGGAGCGGGACTTCATGGCCTCCGCGACCATGGAGCGCGTGATCACCGGTTCCGCGGACCCGGTGGAGGCGACGACGATGTCGGCCTCGGCCAAGGCCCGGGGGAATTCCTCCCAGGGGCAGGGCTCGGCCGATAATTTTTCGGCGAGCTCCGCGCCCCGGCTCCAGGTGCGATTGGCGATTTTGATCCTCCCCACTTTCTTGCCGAGAAGGTGCTTGGCCGAGAGCTCTGCCATGTGCCCGGCTCCCAGGATCAGCACCTCGCGATCCCTCAAACCCCCGAATATCCTTTCGGCCAATTGCGCCGCCACCGAGGCCGTGGAAATCTGGCCCATGGCGATGCCGGTGTCGTGGCGCACCTTTTTGCCCGCGTTCAAGGCCCTTTGAAAGAGAACGTTGGAAAGCTTGCCGGTCATGCCGGCGTCGCGCGCGGTCTCGTAGGCGGCCTTGACCTGGCCCAGGATCTCGCTCTCGCCGACGATCAAGGAGTCCAACCCCCCGGCCACCTCGAAGAGATGCTCCACGGCCCGCGAGCCTCCGCGCGCGTAGAAACGTCCCTCCAGGCTGCGGCCGGAGAGCTCCGCCAGAAGGGTCTCCGCCTTGGCGGGCGCGTCTGACTCCCGCGAAAAAAGGTACACCTCGAAGCGATTGCAGGTGGATAGGATCACGGCCTCTGGCGATCCCTCCCGGCGCAGGGCCGCGTAAAGCTCGGAATGCGGCAAGCGGGCCAGAGCCTCCCGCAGCTCCACGGGCGAGCTCTTATGGCTGAGGCCAAGGAGGGACAGCTTCATTTCAACCCCCTCCAGAAAGATAGCCGTGGAGCTGGCTCAGGAAATTGACCCCTATGAAGGTGAACACCACCGAGGCAAAGCCCACCATGGAAACGTAAACGGCCTTGCGCCCGCGCAGGCCCGCGATGAAGCGCATGTGAAGATACCCGGCGTAGATGAGGGCCGTGATGAGGGCCCAGGTTTCCTTGGGGTCCCAGCCCCAAAAGCGGCCCCAGGCATTGTAGGCCCAGATGCCCCCCATGATGATGCCCACGGTCAGAACCGGAAATGCCGCTACGATGATCTTGTAGTTGAGGTCGTCTAGCTCCTCGATGGAAGGCAGGCGGTAGCAGAGCTCGCTCGGCTTTCTCGACTTGATCTGGTGCTCCTGGATGAGAAGGGCCAGACCCACCCCGAAGGCGTTGCCGAAGGCGGCGTAAGCCGTCATGATCACCATGGGATGGATGTTGATCCAATAGCTCTGAAGGGCGGGCACGAGCCCGCTCACTTTGGGATCGGCGAAAATCACCGCGGCCCCGATCCCGAGGGCGGTCCAGGGGAGCACGAAGGCCCCCAGGATTCCCAGGCGATGCTCTCGCTCGACCACGAAGAACACCAGGGCCACGGCCAGCGCCAGGTACGACAAGGCGCCGAAGAATGTGTTGATGGGCAGGAAATACCTGTTCTCGGGAATCGCCCAGAAGGCCTGCAGGCGCAAAGCGAAGCTCGCCAGATGAAGAGCCAGGCCCGCTCCCAAGAGCCGCAGCATCCACAAGCTCCATTTCTCCTCCCGGTAAAACAGATAAGCGAACGCCAGGACGGTCGAGACCCCGTAAAAGGCCAGGACGGCCTTGATCAAAATGACTTCCATGCTCATTTATGAAACCTCCACCAGCGGACTCTTAGAAAGCCGGAACTCCTTAGCCCCCAACTTCTCCCTCAAGCCCCGCATCAAGGACTCGAATTCCTTCTCGAACTCTCTGGGCCCTCGGGAGCTCCACCCCCCCACAGATATCTGCGAGACCCCTCCGGGCTGGGGCTCGAGCAGGATCCAAAGCCTTCGGCGGTGGAGGTAGAAAAGGCAGATCATGCCGAAGAGCCACAGCGCGGAGCCGAACAAGACGACCTTGTAGCCCGGATCATAGGCGACCTGGATGCCGGAGAAGAGGATCGGATCGAGGGCCGCGAGCTGGAAGGGCGGCTCCGGCGCGCGTGAGAGAGTCCCGCCATCTCCCTCCACCAGGCAAAGCTTCGGATCGTTCTGAAAAAGCCACAGGGGGGAGGTTCGGTGCGGACCGACGTGGAAAATAAAGCGCACCGCTGGATTCTTGAGGTCCAGTGAGGCGTTTTCCACCTGCCCCCCGGCACTCACCGCGAAGTTCGGCATCATCACGTCCGCCTCAACCTCGAAGGGGGAGCCGGGAATCCGCTTGCGGCCGCGCTGAGGCAGGACCACAGTCTGCTTGCCCACCTTCAAGGTGGCGCTGCGAAACATCCCCCCCGCGCCCCAGGAGGCTTGGTAGAAGCGCACCCCCTTGATGTCCAAGGGATCGTTGACGTAAATGATCTTGGAGCCCAAGAGCTCCTCCCCCCGGCGCACTTTCATCTGTGAGGAAAAGAGTTTCGGCGTCAAGGTCCCGTCATAATAGCGCACCGTGAACTTGTCCACGAAAATTTCCCAGTCGGGCTTGTTCTGCATGGGGCGGGAGCGCCCCTCGAGAACCGGGACCATCTCCACGAAGCCCCAGACACCCTTCATCAAGGCCCCCAGAAGGATGACGACGAGCGCGATGTGGGCCAGATACGAGCCCCAGCGCTGGAGGCGGTGCCGCGTGGCCACGAAGGCGGCCCCCCCCTCCCCCGTGAACTCCGGAGCCAGGTGGTAGCCCGAGCCGCGAAGGTGCTCCTGGGCGCGGGCAAGAGCCTCGCGAGTGGACCCCTCGGCCACGAGAAAGGCTTGGAAGGGCTTGAGCCGCAGAGCCGCCTCCTTCTTGGCCAGATGCCTCTCCACCTCTTGCTCTCGGGTGAGCTCCGGGGGCAGGGCCACCAGGCCCATGTCCGGAGGGCTGCTCCACAGCTTGCAGAGGACGACGTCGATGGCCATCAAGGCCAAAAGGCCCATGAACCACCAACTTTGGTAGAGGTTGAAAAGCCCGAAGAAATCGAATAATTTTCCCCAATTCGGATAGGCGCGCATGAAGGCATCCGCTTTTTCCGGGGCTTCGGGAACCTGGGGAAGCAAGGTCCCTACAGCGGAGGCTAACGTGATCAAGGCGCCTAGGAAGATGTTGAAGCGGACCGACCTAAAAAGCCTCATGGGGCCGTTGTATTCTACTTTTTTGGACCCCAGAAGTAAACGCCGAGCAGGGCCCATGGCCGGTAGGACGTTGGGCCCTGGCCCGCCGCGAGCTGATTGCGTGACTCCATGGTCGTCCCATAGACTCCGAGAAGGATCAAGGCCCCCCCCGCCACGCTCCAGGGGCTGAAGCCCTCCTTTTGAATGAGAACGGCCATGCCCACCCCGACCAAGGGTTGGAGGAAGATGAAGTTGGCCACGGTCGAGGCCGGCATCACCTCGAGGGCCTTGTTCCAGGCCCAGGTACCGAGGAAGGTGACGGCCGCGGCCAGGTAGGCCGCGGCGGCCACGGCCGAGCCCCCGGCTCCTGCCGGCCAGGCAATGCCCCCGCACAAAGCCATCGGCAGAAGAGACAGCGCCGTGGTCAGGCCCGCGAAGGTCATGGCGTCCACCTTGCGCAGAAGCGGCTTCCCTATTAATGAATACAAGGCCCAGCAGAAGCCATGTAGAAATAACAGAACGTCTCCTTTAAAATGGGGGGTGATCGTCGCATTCCAAAACGGGACTCCCTGCAGTATGATGAGCGTTGACCCCGCCAGCCCGCTCAAAAGTGCCGCGACTTTCAAGGAGTTGATGGTCTCCCCCAGGAAAAGAGCGGAGAGAAACACGAGAGTGACCGGCTCCACCCCCACCAGAAGCGATGCGTTGGAGGCGCTCGAGAGCTTCTGGCCCACGGTCCCGATGAGAAGCGGCGCGGCGTAACCAAGCACGGCCACCACCATCATCCTGGCCCAATCCCGCCAGGCCAGCTCCAGCCTCAAAACAGCCTTGTAGATCAAGGGCAGGAAGAAGAAGAACCCGAGCAGCGTCCGCCAGAAAACAAGTCCCTCGGGTGAAAAGCCCCGCAGGGCGTAGCCCGTCGCCACGTAGGAGGACCCTCCCAGGACATTGGCCAACACCACGAAGAACACTCCGTTCACGGGACATATATTATAGTCCAGAATGGCCCGGCTTCATGCCGACCGATAGAAGTTTGAACTTCACTTTGATATAATTTCCAAACTTGCATGGCATCATCGAACGGCGGTTTTCAGGGATCGGGGCGTTGGGCCGTGATCTTGGGCGGCTCCTCGGGGTTCGGCCTGGCCACGGCCAAGAGACTGGCCCAGGCCGGGGTGAACATCCTCATCGCGCACAAAGACAAGGAGGGCACGGTTGAGACCGTGATCAAGCCCCATTTCGAGGAGATCCGCAAGCACGGGGTCGAGCTCGTCACCCACAATGCCAATCTCTTCGACGACG encodes:
- a CDS encoding c-type cytochrome: MSLRKLFYFFNAAILAVFAAAFALDYSAEWKGYQRTYYKMAAETLDKKAASASPEEAERLKAEAAKLRRTHLEIKQIIVKDLQRYDRCITCHVGMDEYANPTLTSDFAQHPYKAHPKIDSVVKNHPFQKYGCTVCHQGQGLALTAVDAHGKVHNWEKPLLEGSLVQASCARCHADFETLPGAEVAAKGKELFYKHGCQGCHAIRGEGGIVSVDLKDIADKPLERIAGFNFSRIMQDGKPLPRHDWNIQNWIMGHLTNDPIEVTPNDPHAQFNPEPVAPSGMQDFRAELGQEGAAAITTFLMSMTEEILPHKYFVSVPPKAQPRIYNPVRHGKFVFEKYGCQGCHGLDALKGRRNFNAMGPGQEDPLKDMAKGREPTLVDVVGTYTHEELMKKIAQGVPASAIAKFNPNGPTPPLFMPSWKDKIKGKELEDLASWLLSVAKKDESGF
- a CDS encoding cytochrome b N-terminal domain-containing protein, which encodes MPALDIEKIKKEVIDSQIWRSVFRGGVWKDTPRDRAAHIIGNVWLHLHPVRARKRALEWTYTWGLGGLSFVLFLLLTLTGVLLMFYYRPTIDLAYRDMKDLEFAVTLGKLMRNLHRWSAQAMVVMVIAHMVRVFLTGAYKKPREFNWGVGVLLLTLTLFLSFTGYLLPWDQLAIWAVTVGTNMAGATPGLGNEGPFGSLMGMRINNDVRFVLLGGTMVGENTLLRFYVLHCVAVPLLVGILLILHFWRVRKDSFSAAPYQADEEKLEVWPHLIVREYIAAAACVLFMMLWSVLQNAPLESIANPNVTTNPSKAPWYFVGLQELLVYFDPWIAGVAVPGLIIAGLMAIPYIDPSPKGVGYYAWKERPFANALFMLGVAMWFILIFIGYYCRGPNYFWYWPWDSWIMPKPAPAPTWSLFGPSDVAKLPVWMGVPVLGAFFAGSMLLPKLVQKDIDGRKAQACFFAGMALLALAARLGWKVPMSQGIWLIFFGYLYFYFGFLLPQRYIRAVDWARYLVTMFLVVCTMGILLKMGARLAFNVKYILTLPAVSMNI
- a CDS encoding ubiquinol-cytochrome c reductase iron-sulfur subunit; the encoded protein is MTEINQPSAAQPPAPRPVAAPAAAAKITRKDFLWVGWSMLATFFASGSAATARFFFPNVIYEPSQKFNAGPAANYAVGVSTKWTNEQRVWVIRTEKGFYALWARCTHLGCTPNWFDDQNRFKCPCHGSNFNPQGDVIAGPAPKPLWRAKIDLAATGDLIIDKAVLENKPGSRDKAPYFVEFTA
- a CDS encoding superoxide dismutase family protein, with the protein product MKEWIFALCAFSAALPAGAATGAAKILGTAEGSPIRGTVSFEDARGGLKVSVRLQGVPPGEHGFHIHEFGNCEDSGKAAGSHYNPMKKPHGHALRDGLKRAHVGDFGNITAAADGTASADLLLPKVALSAGARTVAGRAVVLHEKADDFSQPAGNAGGRIACGAIVLIGP
- a CDS encoding glutamyl-tRNA reductase: MKLSLLGLSHKSSPVELREALARLPHSELYAALRREGSPEAVILSTCNRFEVYLFSRESDAPAKAETLLAELSGRSLEGRFYARGGSRAVEHLFEVAGGLDSLIVGESEILGQVKAAYETARDAGMTGKLSNVLFQRALNAGKKVRHDTGIAMGQISTASVAAQLAERIFGGLRDREVLILGAGHMAELSAKHLLGKKVGRIKIANRTWSRGAELAEKLSAEPCPWEEFPRALAEADIVVASTGSAEPVITRSMVAEAMKSRSGRSLFLIDIAMPRDVEESVHGLDHAYLYRLEDLEGIVAENLESRGAELERARQIARAKAAEFCSWHESVLSGREVSLRRHAAERQAA
- the ccsB gene encoding c-type cytochrome biogenesis protein CcsB, with the translated sequence MSMEVILIKAVLAFYGVSTVLAFAYLFYREEKWSLWMLRLLGAGLALHLASFALRLQAFWAIPENRYFLPINTFFGALSYLALAVALVFFVVEREHRLGILGAFVLPWTALGIGAAVIFADPKVSGLVPALQSYWINIHPMVIMTAYAAFGNAFGVGLALLIQEHQIKSRKPSELCYRLPSIEELDDLNYKIIVAAFPVLTVGIIMGGIWAYNAWGRFWGWDPKETWALITALIYAGYLHMRFIAGLRGRKAVYVSMVGFASVVFTFIGVNFLSQLHGYLSGGG
- a CDS encoding cytochrome c biogenesis protein ResB translates to MRLFRSVRFNIFLGALITLASAVGTLLPQVPEAPEKADAFMRAYPNWGKLFDFFGLFNLYQSWWFMGLLALMAIDVVLCKLWSSPPDMGLVALPPELTREQEVERHLAKKEAALRLKPFQAFLVAEGSTREALARAQEHLRGSGYHLAPEFTGEGGAAFVATRHRLQRWGSYLAHIALVVILLGALMKGVWGFVEMVPVLEGRSRPMQNKPDWEIFVDKFTVRYYDGTLTPKLFSSQMKVRRGEELLGSKIIYVNDPLDIKGVRFYQASWGAGGMFRSATLKVGKQTVVLPQRGRKRIPGSPFEVEADVMMPNFAVSAGGQVENASLDLKNPAVRFIFHVGPHRTSPLWLFQNDPKLCLVEGDGGTLSRAPEPPFQLAALDPILFSGIQVAYDPGYKVVLFGSALWLFGMICLFYLHRRRLWILLEPQPGGVSQISVGGWSSRGPREFEKEFESLMRGLREKLGAKEFRLSKSPLVEVS
- a CDS encoding DMT family transporter — protein: MNGVFFVVLANVLGGSSYVATGYALRGFSPEGLVFWRTLLGFFFFLPLIYKAVLRLELAWRDWARMMVVAVLGYAAPLLIGTVGQKLSSASNASLLVGVEPVTLVFLSALFLGETINSLKVAALLSGLAGSTLIILQGVPFWNATITPHFKGDVLLFLHGFCWALYSLIGKPLLRKVDAMTFAGLTTALSLLPMALCGGIAWPAGAGGSAVAAAAYLAAAVTFLGTWAWNKALEVMPASTVANFIFLQPLVGVGMAVLIQKEGFSPWSVAGGALILLGVYGTTMESRNQLAAGQGPTSYRPWALLGVYFWGPKK